The nucleotide window ACTGGGTGGTCAGCTTGGCGCCGGTGCAGCCCAGGGGATGCCCGAGGGCGATCGCCCCCCCGTTCACGTTCAGCCGGGCTGGATCCAGCTCGAGCTGGCGGATCACAGCCAGGCTCTGCGAAGCGAAGGCTTCGTTCAGTTCGATCAGGTCGATGTCCTTCAACCGCATGCCGGCCCGCTTCAACGCCCGCGGCACCGCCTCCACCGGGCCGATGCCCATCAACTCCGGCGGGACCCCCGCGACAGCGTAGCCAACAAATCGCAGCCGCGGTTGGCAGCCCATTCGCTTCACGGCCTCGCCGCTCATCACGACAACCGCTGCCGCGCCATCCGACAAGGGTGAGGAGTTGCCGGCCGTCCCCCGGCCGTGGGGCGCGAAGGCCGGTTTCAATGCGGCCAGGGCCTGCAGGGTGGTGTCGGAGCGCACAAGCTCATCGACCTTGAACTCCGACTGCTGCACACCCTCGGGCGAAACGATGCGCACCCCGATGGGAACAATCTGCTCTTCAAATGCGCCCCCGCTCTGGGCGGCCGCTGCCCGGGCGTGGCTTTCCAGGGCGAAGGCATCCATGTCCTGGCGAGTCACACCGTACTTGTCGGCCACATTCTCCGCCGTCTGCCCCATGCTGACGTACGCCTCCGGCATGTCAACGACCAGCCCCGGATGCGGGCTGATGCGGAACCCGGTCATCGGGACCAGGCTCATGCTCTCGACCCCGCCGGCGATGATCACGTCCGCCCCTCCGGCCAAGATACGCTCGCACGACTGGGCGATCGCCTGCAGCCCGGAAGCACAGAAGCGGTTGACGGTCATGGCCGGAACCGAGCTGGGGAAGCCCGCCAGCAGGCCGACCGATCGGGCCAGGTTCAATCCCTGGCTGCCCTCGGGAAAGGCGCACCCAAGGACGATGTCGTCGACCAGGGCCCGGTCGTGGTCACCTGCCCTGGCCCAAGCGGCCTCGACGACGGCCTTGGCCATGTCCTCCGGCCGAGTGGTAGCCAGCGCACCGCGCTTTGCCCGGCCGACCGCCGTGCGCGCGGCGGAAACGATGTATGCTTCCCGGCTCATCCCTGTCCTCCTGGAGCTGCCGGACGTGCCCGACCGCATCCCGATTGCGCTCCCCGCCAGAGAGATCGCGCCGTACCGTCCTACTGGCTTGCGCCCAGGCAGAGAGCTCTGTGCGTACCCTCGTCGTTCCCGCGCCGCGTCTGCATACTGCCGACCGCCGGCCTCAATTGCGCAGCGGCTTGTTGTGTTGCAGCAGGTAGGCCATACGTTCCAGCGTCTTGGCCTCATGGCACAAACCGAGGAACGCCTGGCGTTCCAGGTCCAGCACGGTCTGCTCGGGAACCCAGGCCGGCTCGGTCAGGTCTCCTCCACACAACACCCACGCCAGGGCCTGGGCGATGCGGGCATCGTGCTCGCTTGCCCAGCCTGCCTGCTGCAATCCCCAGACGGCCGCCCGCAAAGCCGCCAGCACGTCGCGCCCGGCCACGTAGATGGGCTCCGGCGGCGGCGGCAGATAGCCCTCGGCGACCATAGCCAGGGCGCTTCGCTTGGCCTGCGCCAGCAGATGGTCGCGATTCATCACGATCCGGTCGCTTCGGTCGAAGAATCCGAACTCCACCGCTTCATGCGCCCCGGTGGCGACCTTGGCCATTGCGATCTGCTCAAACACCTTGCGGACCACACTGATCGGGTCGGCGTCCGGTATGCGCATGACCGGATTCACCACCCGCCGCAGCATCTCCTTGCAGCCCGTCCCGGCCGGGATCAGGCCGACCCCAGCCTCGACCAATCCGATGAAGGTCTCGGCCGCCGCAACCCGGCGGGCGCAAGACATCACGACCTCGGCGCCTCCGCCGAGAGTCATTCCGAAGGGAGCGGCCACGATCGGCTTGGCGAAGTAGCGCAGGCGCAGCAGGCCGGACTGCATGCCTCGGATCAGTCGATCCACCTGTTCGAAGTCCCCCTGCTGGGACGCCATCCACAAGACGAACACGTTGGCTCCAGCACAGAAGTGCTGACCTTCATTGCCGAGCACCAGCGCATCGAACCGGTCCGCCTCCGCTTCGTCCAGGCTGCACGCCAGCATGTCGAAGATATCCTGATCGAGCGAGTTGGCCTTGCTGTGAAACTCGACCAAGCCGACCCGGTCCCCCATGTCGATCAAGCTGGCGGATGTGTTCTGCCGCAGCACGGCGCCCTGACCCGACTTGAAATGGCGCAGGGGAGCTACCCGCGGATCCGGCAAGATCGGGACATAGCCTCCTTCGGCCGGGCGGTAGACGGCCGTCGTCTCACTGGCGGTCCGGAGGTAGAAGCTCTCCGCCCCGCTGGCCAACATGTCCTTGACCCATGCAGCGACTTCGAAGCCGTCGGCTTCCATCCGGCGCGTCGTCTCCCTGACGCCGAGGGCATCCCAGATCTCGAACGGACCCATCGCGTGCATGAACCCCCACCGGATTGCCTGGTCGATGGCCAATGGGTCCTCGGCGATTTCGGGAATCCGCCGCGAGGCGTAGGCCAGGGAGAAGGCGGTGGTCGACCACAGGTACAGGGCCAGCCGCCGGTCTTCGTCCCCGGCCTCCGGCGAGTCGGTCTGAGCCATCAGCCAACGCAGTCGCTCGCCCAGGTCCTCGATCTTGCGGCCTTTGCCCACCAGACCGAAGCGCGGCTTGCCCGGAGGCTCGTGGTCCAGGGTTGCCAGGTTGAGCACCCAGAACTCCCGCTCCCCCGAATCGGTGACCACCTTCTTGGAGAACCCCGCCTCGGTCTTGTTGCCCAGCCAGTTGCGTTCGAGCATGTGGGCAAACATGTGCTGACTTGCGGAGTGATTGAGGATCT belongs to Anaerolineales bacterium and includes:
- a CDS encoding thiolase family protein; translated protein: MSREAYIVSAARTAVGRAKRGALATTRPEDMAKAVVEAAWARAGDHDRALVDDIVLGCAFPEGSQGLNLARSVGLLAGFPSSVPAMTVNRFCASGLQAIAQSCERILAGGADVIIAGGVESMSLVPMTGFRISPHPGLVVDMPEAYVSMGQTAENVADKYGVTRQDMDAFALESHARAAAAQSGGAFEEQIVPIGVRIVSPEGVQQSEFKVDELVRSDTTLQALAALKPAFAPHGRGTAGNSSPLSDGAAAVVVMSGEAVKRMGCQPRLRFVGYAVAGVPPELMGIGPVEAVPRALKRAGMRLKDIDLIELNEAFASQSLAVIRQLELDPARLNVNGGAIALGHPLGCTGAKLTTQLAYEGRRRRAKYGMVTMCIGGGMGAAGIFEHLN
- a CDS encoding 3-hydroxyacyl-CoA dehydrogenase/enoyl-CoA hydratase family protein, producing MGYHIHRAAVIGSGTMGGGIAALLAGVGVPTVVLDIVPDRLTPAEAAAGLSLQDRAVRNRIVENGWKAGSRQRPPSVLSQESTRLISLGNLEDDFEKLAEVDWIIEVIVENLEIKRKLYERIDAVRKRTCIVSSNTSGIPIADLAEGRSTGFRQHFLGTHFFNPPRWLKLLELIPLAETLPDVLQIIRGFAEARLGKGVVVCKDSPNFVANRFLSLSGAYSIAYALDHDYTLEQVDAITGELIGRPKTATFRLYDLIGIDVIGHVSKNLYDAIPHDESREILNHSASQHMFAHMLERNWLGNKTEAGFSKKVVTDSGEREFWVLNLATLDHEPPGKPRFGLVGKGRKIEDLGERLRWLMAQTDSPEAGDEDRRLALYLWSTTAFSLAYASRRIPEIAEDPLAIDQAIRWGFMHAMGPFEIWDALGVRETTRRMEADGFEVAAWVKDMLASGAESFYLRTASETTAVYRPAEGGYVPILPDPRVAPLRHFKSGQGAVLRQNTSASLIDMGDRVGLVEFHSKANSLDQDIFDMLACSLDEAEADRFDALVLGNEGQHFCAGANVFVLWMASQQGDFEQVDRLIRGMQSGLLRLRYFAKPIVAAPFGMTLGGGAEVVMSCARRVAAAETFIGLVEAGVGLIPAGTGCKEMLRRVVNPVMRIPDADPISVVRKVFEQIAMAKVATGAHEAVEFGFFDRSDRIVMNRDHLLAQAKRSALAMVAEGYLPPPPEPIYVAGRDVLAALRAAVWGLQQAGWASEHDARIAQALAWVLCGGDLTEPAWVPEQTVLDLERQAFLGLCHEAKTLERMAYLLQHNKPLRN